The sequence GGATTAGTCGTGAATTTTGGCAAAACTTTAAATTTGGAAGTTCCTTGTTGGATATTGGATAGTCGGTTTTGATTTCAAACGCCTGGTAAACCAACATCGAAAAAATTACCAACGCTTTTTTAAGTTAAGGAGATGTCCATGCCTGTGTATGAAATCATCAAATGTCCCAATTGTGGAACGGAAATCCGGCGATACAAAAACCCCGTTCCCACGGTGGATATTATTATCGAAGTGGACACGCCTGACGGCCGGAAGGGAATTGTTTTAATCGAACGAAAAAATATTCCCCACGGATGGGCCATTCCGGGAGGATTTGTGGATTACGGAGAGAGCTGTGAACAGGCGGCTGTTCGGGAAGCCAAAGAGGAAACCTCTCTTGATGTGCGTCTGGTCCGGCAATTGGGTGCCTATTCGGATCCCAAACGCGATCCCCGCCAGCACACCATTTCCATTGTATTTGTTGCAAGGGCATCGGGGCAGCCCAGTGCAGGTGACGATGCCAAGAATGTGGGTATTTTTACGCGTGATAATTTGCCGATTCTTCTGGCCTTTGATCACCGGCGTATTTTGAATGATTATTTTGAGTCGCTGAATCAGCCGTAAATGACTTTAATGGGAAGAGGTGCACGTGACGGAGGACAAGACGACCAATCATCTGTCGGGTGAAGCGGATCGTCAGCTGCGCTGGAATTTCTTTATGGGGGTGATTCACGGGGTTTTTTACAAAGCGGGGATGGCGTTTAGCGAGCCGAATATGATTTTGCCGCTCTTCCTGAACGCATTCACAAAATCGAAAACCCTCA comes from Calditrichota bacterium and encodes:
- a CDS encoding NUDIX hydrolase — translated: MPVYEIIKCPNCGTEIRRYKNPVPTVDIIIEVDTPDGRKGIVLIERKNIPHGWAIPGGFVDYGESCEQAAVREAKEETSLDVRLVRQLGAYSDPKRDPRQHTISIVFVARASGQPSAGDDAKNVGIFTRDNLPILLAFDHRRILNDYFESLNQP